In Chryseobacterium sp., the genomic window AGCATTGTATAAGTTTTCTTTAGGGAAAGATTTAAACTCTCCCGGCATCAGGACACTGAAAATGTCTGTGAAATTCTGTACCCCTTCTTTGTCTGTGACAATGGCTGTACGGTTCCAGTGGGTAAGATTCTTTAATCCTAAAAGCGCATCTTCTAGCCATGCACCTATGGTAAACTTATCCAGATCAGTATCCAAATACAGTAAGTAATTCAGCTCGCCAAATTGGTCTACTTTTTCTTTTACACGAGGAATTACCAGTCTTTCAAAATCTTCTTTCGTCACTTCTCCCGTTGCATTGAACGCCGCAACATTCTCCGGAGCTTCTGGAATAATTGTTATCATAGTAAATATTTTTGGTGGTTTGATTTTAAGTGGAACTACAATAATTAAACCATAAGTTATTAATGAGTTGTTAAAATTGGTTTAGATATTGTTATTTTAATGTAAAATATTAATATGGATTTAAAATCAAATGAACCTTTCTGGCTTTTAAAAAACGGATTAATAGCCTCTTATCCTTCTCTGAAATCAGATGAAGAATGTGAGGTCCTGATTATCGGGGGAGGAATTACCGGAAGCCTTATTGCCCATCAGATGGTAGATGAAGGCTATAGTACCATTCTCATGGATAAACGGGAACTCTGTAACGGAAGTACCTCAGCGACCACTTCCATGCTGCAGTATGAAATAGATGTTCCTCTTTTTGAATTAATAGAAAAAATAGGAGAAAAAGGAGCAGTATTAAGCTATAGAGCATGCTCTGATGCTATTGACACCATCGGCAGCCTTTCAAAACTGATCCGGTCTGATGCCGGATTCAAAAGAAAAGAATCATTGTATTTTGCTTCCAAAAAGAAAGATGTTGAGTGGCTGAAAAAAGAGTATGACGCCAGAAAAAATGCAGGTTTTGAAGTAAAATGGTTATCTGCAGATCAGGTGCTGGAACAATTTGGGTTTGAAAATACGCATGGGGGAATATTATCA contains:
- a CDS encoding STAS/SEC14 domain-containing protein, with the translated sequence MITIIPEAPENVAAFNATGEVTKEDFERLVIPRVKEKVDQFGELNYLLYLDTDLDKFTIGAWLEDALLGLKNLTHWNRTAIVTDKEGVQNFTDIFSVLMPGEFKSFPKENLYNALYWCKNGNEVEA